A part of Acidimicrobiales bacterium genomic DNA contains:
- a CDS encoding HAD-IB family phosphatase: protein MPRTRRLPRIADALDGRRIAVTGSTGFLGTALVERLLRSVPGCEVVLLVRAGRRSTAAQRVQREVLRNDAFGRLRAELGERFADETARRLQVITGDVGADGLGLDEADRAALAACDLVIHSAATVSFDSPLDSAVEVNLLGPSRIAATLQDLGVAPHLISVSTCYVAGTRRGRAPEELLADGSFDLTVPWRAEVDAARRARSDAEAESRTPEMLARFRKQARTELGAAGIPLLADKTEQMRVRWVTDRMVEAGRARATSLGWPDAYAYTKALGEAALAETHGPVPTTIVRPSIIESALAEPHPGWIRGFRMAEPVIISYARGLLKQFPGVPEGTVDVIPVDLVVGALCAVAAKGPEADAAKPPVYQVASGSVNPLKYRTLVEHGRDFFTRNPIYDAAGQPIVVPDWSFPGRGEVQGQLHRAKRLLERAERALNALPLRGRRAELSATVEERRQEVERALGYVELYGAYAECEAIYGVERLLALWDRVQVADRSEFCFDPRVIDWTHYALDVHLPSVVEHARVRTTPGTKGGPTREERLRAAVLAPERHLAVFDLENTLIASNVVDSYAWLATRRLPRQDRLRFVARTLAEAPRLLALDRRDRGDFLRYFYRRYDGAPAAQLDEDARELLSALLLTKSFPAAIRRVREHRALGHRTLLITGALDVVVAPIAPLFDDVVCARMTTRPGPRGPVLTGELREAPPTGEARADVMAEYTAAHGLDLAETVAYADSTSDLPMLEVAGFPVAVNPETRLAALARKRGWLVENWEKAPGGPRPLLPIGPERRANRLRAPHDAAEVRR, encoded by the coding sequence GTGCCCCGCACCCGCCGCCTGCCCCGGATCGCCGACGCCCTCGACGGCCGGCGGATCGCCGTCACCGGGTCGACCGGGTTCCTCGGCACGGCGCTGGTCGAGCGGCTCCTCCGCAGCGTGCCCGGCTGCGAGGTCGTGCTGCTGGTGCGGGCCGGTCGGCGCTCCACCGCCGCCCAGCGGGTGCAGCGCGAGGTGCTCCGCAACGACGCCTTCGGCCGACTGCGCGCCGAGCTGGGCGAGCGGTTCGCCGACGAGACGGCGAGGCGGCTGCAGGTGATCACCGGCGACGTGGGCGCCGACGGCCTCGGCCTCGACGAGGCCGACCGGGCCGCGCTCGCGGCCTGCGACCTGGTGATCCACTCGGCCGCCACGGTGAGCTTCGACTCCCCGCTCGACAGCGCGGTCGAGGTGAACCTGCTCGGCCCCAGCCGGATCGCCGCCACCCTCCAGGACCTCGGGGTCGCGCCCCACCTGATCTCGGTGTCGACCTGCTACGTCGCCGGCACCAGGCGGGGCCGGGCCCCCGAGGAGCTCCTCGCCGACGGCAGCTTCGACCTGACCGTGCCCTGGCGCGCCGAGGTCGACGCCGCCCGCCGCGCCCGCTCCGACGCCGAGGCCGAGAGCCGGACGCCCGAGATGCTCGCCCGGTTCCGCAAGCAGGCCCGCACCGAGCTCGGGGCCGCCGGGATCCCCCTGCTCGCCGACAAGACCGAGCAGATGCGGGTCCGCTGGGTGACCGACCGGATGGTCGAGGCCGGCCGGGCCCGCGCCACGTCGCTCGGGTGGCCCGACGCCTACGCCTACACCAAGGCCCTGGGAGAGGCCGCCCTGGCCGAGACCCACGGGCCGGTCCCCACCACCATCGTGCGGCCCTCGATCATCGAGTCGGCCCTGGCCGAGCCCCACCCGGGGTGGATCCGCGGCTTCCGCATGGCCGAGCCGGTGATCATCTCCTACGCGCGCGGGCTGCTGAAGCAGTTCCCGGGGGTCCCCGAGGGCACCGTCGACGTCATCCCCGTCGACCTGGTGGTGGGCGCCCTCTGCGCGGTGGCGGCGAAGGGGCCCGAGGCCGACGCGGCCAAGCCGCCCGTGTACCAGGTGGCCTCCGGCTCGGTGAACCCGCTGAAGTACCGCACCCTGGTGGAGCACGGGCGCGACTTCTTCACCCGCAACCCCATCTACGACGCCGCCGGCCAGCCGATCGTGGTGCCCGACTGGTCGTTCCCCGGCCGGGGCGAGGTCCAGGGCCAGCTGCACCGGGCCAAGCGGCTGCTGGAGCGGGCCGAGCGAGCGCTCAACGCCCTCCCGCTGCGGGGCCGGCGGGCCGAGCTGTCCGCCACCGTGGAGGAGCGCCGCCAGGAGGTGGAGCGGGCGCTCGGCTACGTCGAGCTCTACGGCGCCTACGCCGAGTGCGAGGCCATCTACGGGGTCGAGCGCCTCCTCGCCCTGTGGGACCGGGTGCAGGTCGCGGACCGCTCGGAGTTCTGCTTCGACCCGCGCGTCATCGACTGGACCCACTACGCCCTCGACGTGCACCTGCCCTCGGTGGTGGAGCACGCCCGCGTGCGCACCACCCCCGGCACCAAGGGCGGCCCCACGCGCGAGGAGCGCTTGCGCGCCGCGGTGCTCGCCCCCGAGCGCCACCTCGCGGTGTTCGACCTGGAGAACACCCTCATCGCGTCGAACGTGGTCGACAGCTACGCCTGGCTGGCCACCCGCCGGCTGCCCCGCCAGGACCGGCTCCGCTTCGTCGCTCGCACCCTGGCCGAGGCCCCGCGGCTGCTGGCACTCGACCGCCGAGACCGGGGCGACTTCCTGCGCTACTTCTACCGCCGCTACGACGGTGCACCGGCGGCGCAGCTCGACGAGGACGCTCGCGAGCTGCTCTCGGCCCTGCTCCTCACCAAGAGCTTCCCCGCCGCCATCCGGCGGGTGCGCGAGCACCGGGCCCTCGGCCACCGGACCCTGCTCATCACGGGTGCGCTCGACGTGGTGGTCGCCCCCATCGCACCGCTGTTCGACGACGTCGTGTGCGCCCGGATGACCACCCGCCCCGGCCCGCGTGGCCCGGTGCTGACCGGCGAGCTGCGGGAGGCCCCGCCCACCGGCGAGGCACGGGCCGACGTGATGGCCGAGTACACCGCGGCCCACGGCCTCGACCTGGCCGAGACGGTGGCCTACGCCGACTCCACCAGCGACCTGCCCATGCTGGAGGTGGCCGGCTTCCCGGTGGCGGTGAACCCCGAGACCAGACTGGCGGCCCTGGCCCGCAAGCGGGGCTGGCTGGTCGAGAACTGGGAGAAGGCCCCCGGCGGGCCCCGGCCGCTGCTGCCCATCGGGCCCGAGCGGCGCGCCAACCGGCTCCGGGCCCCGCACGACGCCGCCGAGGTCCGACGGTGA
- a CDS encoding zinc-binding dehydrogenase: MVAGRLQPGGGARFGPLSLVDEPPPDLPGDGWVRIRPRLAGICGSDLSTIDGAAARYFEPIVSFPFVPGHEVVADLDGSDGPATGARVVLEPVLGCVARAVQPPCAACARGDLGGCERVAFGAIAPGLQTGFCCDTGGGWSTELVAHGSQLHTVPADMSDEAAVMVEPTACAVHAALRCEVEPGDVVAVVGAGTLGLLTLASLRQLTEPARLIIGAKHPAQRRLATELGADVVAQPHELIRAVRRATGSLAAGSQLTGGADVVVDCVGSNESLAEALRMVRPRGRVVLVGMPATVDVELTSLWHREVDLRGAYAYGTEVIAGRGAVRTFDLAFELVQAARLDRLVTARYPIDRFEDAVAHAAQAGRRGAVKIVFDLRSEKDRYR, encoded by the coding sequence ATGGTCGCGGGCCGCCTCCAGCCGGGCGGCGGGGCCCGCTTCGGGCCGCTCTCGCTGGTCGACGAGCCCCCTCCGGACCTGCCCGGCGACGGGTGGGTCCGGATCCGACCCCGACTGGCCGGGATCTGCGGCTCCGACCTCTCGACGATCGACGGCGCGGCCGCCCGCTACTTCGAGCCCATCGTGTCGTTCCCCTTCGTGCCCGGCCACGAGGTGGTGGCCGACCTCGACGGGTCCGACGGACCGGCCACCGGCGCTCGGGTGGTGCTCGAGCCGGTCCTGGGCTGCGTCGCCCGGGCCGTCCAGCCCCCGTGCGCAGCCTGCGCGCGCGGTGATCTGGGTGGCTGCGAGCGGGTGGCGTTCGGCGCCATCGCCCCCGGCCTGCAGACCGGGTTCTGCTGCGACACCGGTGGCGGGTGGTCGACCGAGCTGGTGGCCCACGGCAGCCAGCTCCACACCGTTCCCGCCGACATGAGCGACGAGGCCGCGGTGATGGTGGAGCCCACGGCGTGCGCCGTGCACGCCGCGCTGCGGTGCGAGGTCGAGCCGGGCGACGTCGTGGCCGTGGTGGGCGCCGGCACCCTCGGCCTGCTCACCCTGGCGAGCCTCCGGCAGCTCACCGAGCCTGCCCGGCTCATCATCGGCGCCAAGCATCCGGCCCAGCGCCGGCTCGCGACCGAGCTCGGGGCCGACGTGGTGGCCCAGCCCCACGAGCTGATCCGGGCCGTTCGGCGCGCCACCGGCTCGCTGGCGGCCGGCAGCCAGCTCACCGGCGGCGCCGACGTCGTCGTCGACTGCGTCGGCTCCAACGAGAGCCTCGCCGAGGCGCTGCGGATGGTCCGACCCCGGGGGCGGGTGGTGCTGGTGGGCATGCCCGCCACGGTGGACGTGGAGCTCACCTCGCTGTGGCATCGCGAGGTCGACCTGCGGGGCGCCTACGCGTACGGCACCGAGGTGATCGCCGGGCGGGGCGCGGTTCGCACGTTCGACCTGGCCTTCGAGCTTGTGCAGGCCGCGCGCCTCGACCGGCTCGTGACCGCCCGCTACCCCATCGACCGGTTCGAGGACGCGGTCGCCCACGCCGCCCAGGCCGGCCGGCGCGGCGCCGTGAAGATCGTCTTCGACCTCCGCTCCGAGAAGGACAGGTACCGCTGA
- a CDS encoding DUF2088 domain-containing protein, which yields MPRPGFVLEVDRSTPPTLLWHGEGFRLQQLPAGTRVVYPAEAVDPIDDPDAAIRRALLDPIDSDPLPALLHPGMKLTIAFDDVSLPLPPMRRPDIRQRIIEAVLDLAAAAGVDDVVLIAALALHRRMTEAELRHAVGDRVYDAFAPSGRLYNHDAEDPDNLAFLGTTPHGEEVEINRRAAESDLLVYVNINLVAMDGGWKSTATGLASYRSLRHHHNVHTLQHSRSFMDQERSELHASNWRMGAVLREAGVKIFQVETTLNNDTFPSPFEFLAKREWEWTPRDRALYLGASKGLQRLPRRAARRILHSIEAPHAMTSVQAGDVEAVHRVTTEHVYRQQLVEVQGQTDVLTMGLPYLCPYNVNSIMNPILVMSLGLGYFFNLYRGKPPVREGGVLVLFHDTPWEFHPVHHPSYIDFFEEVLADTTDPVEIEARYEQRYAEDEWYRHLYRTSYAYHGVHPFYMWYWGSHALQHLGRVVVVGGDPKAVRRLGFHPATTLDDALEIASDVVGRSPSITHIHNPPLLMADVR from the coding sequence ATGCCCCGACCAGGGTTCGTGCTCGAGGTCGATCGCTCCACCCCGCCCACGCTGCTGTGGCACGGTGAGGGCTTCCGCCTCCAGCAGCTGCCCGCCGGCACGCGCGTCGTGTACCCGGCCGAGGCCGTCGACCCCATCGACGACCCCGACGCCGCCATCCGCCGAGCCCTCCTCGACCCCATCGACAGCGATCCGCTCCCCGCCCTGCTCCACCCGGGCATGAAGCTCACGATCGCGTTCGACGACGTGTCGTTGCCCCTCCCGCCGATGCGCCGCCCCGACATCCGCCAGCGGATCATCGAGGCCGTCCTCGACCTGGCCGCGGCAGCCGGGGTCGACGACGTCGTGCTGATCGCAGCCCTCGCCCTCCACCGCCGCATGACCGAGGCCGAGCTGCGCCACGCCGTCGGCGACCGGGTGTACGACGCCTTCGCTCCGAGCGGCCGGCTGTACAACCACGACGCAGAGGATCCCGACAACCTCGCCTTCCTCGGCACCACCCCGCACGGCGAGGAGGTCGAGATCAACCGGCGGGCCGCCGAGAGCGACCTGCTCGTCTACGTGAACATCAACCTTGTGGCCATGGACGGGGGATGGAAGTCGACCGCCACCGGCCTGGCGTCGTACCGCAGCCTCCGCCACCACCACAACGTGCACACCCTGCAGCACAGCAGGTCGTTCATGGACCAGGAACGCTCGGAGCTGCACGCCTCGAACTGGCGCATGGGCGCCGTGCTGCGCGAGGCGGGGGTGAAGATCTTCCAGGTCGAGACCACCCTCAACAACGACACGTTCCCGTCGCCCTTCGAGTTCCTCGCCAAACGCGAGTGGGAGTGGACACCGAGGGATCGCGCCCTCTACCTGGGCGCCTCGAAGGGCCTCCAGCGCCTCCCCCGCCGCGCCGCCCGCAGGATCCTGCACTCGATCGAGGCGCCCCACGCCATGACGTCGGTGCAGGCCGGCGACGTCGAGGCGGTCCACCGCGTCACGACCGAGCACGTGTACCGCCAGCAGCTGGTGGAGGTGCAGGGCCAGACCGACGTGCTCACGATGGGGCTGCCCTACCTCTGCCCCTACAACGTGAACTCGATCATGAACCCGATCCTGGTGATGAGCCTCGGCCTCGGCTACTTCTTCAACCTCTACCGCGGCAAGCCCCCGGTGCGCGAGGGCGGGGTGCTGGTCCTCTTCCACGACACCCCGTGGGAGTTCCACCCGGTGCACCACCCGAGCTACATCGACTTCTTCGAGGAGGTCCTGGCCGACACCACCGACCCGGTGGAGATCGAGGCGCGCTACGAGCAGCGCTACGCCGAGGACGAGTGGTACCGGCACCTCTACCGCACGAGCTACGCCTACCACGGGGTCCACCCGTTCTACATGTGGTATTGGGGCAGCCACGCCCTGCAGCACCTCGGCCGGGTGGTCGTCGTGGGCGGCGACCCCAAGGCCGTCCGCCGGCTCGGCTTCCACCCCGCGACCACCCTCGACGACGCCCTGGAGATCGCCTCCGACGTGGTCGGCCGCAGCCCGTCGATCACCCACATCCACAACCCGCCGCTGCTGATGGCGGACGTCCGCTGA
- a CDS encoding 1-acyl-sn-glycerol-3-phosphate acyltransferase, with product MPEPERTPAELVALARAARAVGRVREVVDRSPVARLRGRGFPWRAPSVPAGVEPLPEEPRTGSRYDTEWARRMPARLARAAIVEGPLRLLVRGVAAPERTGLDRLDALEGPAVFAANHHSHVDAPLMITSIPEPWRHRLVVGAAADYFFATRVTSALSALALGAFPIDRARVNRRSADLAAELIDDGWSLLIFPEGGRSPDGWGQPFRGGAAYLSIRCAVPVVPVHVEGTGRILPKGQRLPAVGRTLVTFGPPLRPAEGEDARRFAVRIERAVAELADEAATDWWSARRRAAIGDTPSLGGPELPSWRRAWALGDTGRGRDAARRRREGRAWPKLD from the coding sequence ATGCCCGAACCCGAGCGGACGCCCGCCGAGCTCGTCGCCCTGGCCCGGGCGGCCCGAGCCGTCGGCCGCGTGCGCGAGGTCGTCGACCGGTCGCCCGTCGCCCGGCTCAGGGGCCGCGGCTTCCCCTGGCGGGCGCCGAGCGTGCCCGCCGGCGTGGAGCCCCTGCCCGAGGAGCCGCGAACCGGCTCGCGCTACGACACCGAGTGGGCGCGCCGGATGCCGGCCCGGCTGGCCCGCGCCGCCATCGTCGAGGGCCCCCTCCGCCTCCTCGTGCGGGGCGTCGCCGCCCCCGAGCGCACCGGCCTCGACCGGCTCGACGCGCTGGAGGGGCCCGCCGTGTTCGCGGCCAACCACCACAGCCACGTGGACGCTCCCCTGATGATCACGTCGATCCCCGAGCCCTGGCGGCACCGGCTCGTCGTCGGCGCCGCGGCCGACTACTTCTTCGCCACGCGGGTCACCTCCGCCCTCTCGGCGCTGGCCCTCGGGGCGTTCCCGATCGACCGGGCCAGGGTGAACCGCCGCTCCGCCGACCTGGCCGCGGAGCTGATCGACGACGGGTGGAGCCTGCTGATCTTCCCGGAGGGCGGCCGCAGCCCCGACGGCTGGGGGCAGCCGTTCCGGGGTGGCGCGGCGTACCTCTCGATCCGTTGCGCCGTGCCGGTCGTGCCGGTGCACGTCGAGGGGACCGGGAGGATCCTCCCCAAGGGCCAGCGCCTGCCCGCCGTGGGACGCACCCTGGTCACGTTCGGGCCACCCCTGCGGCCCGCCGAGGGCGAGGATGCGCGCCGCTTCGCGGTGCGCATCGAGCGGGCCGTCGCCGAGCTGGCCGACGAGGCGGCCACCGACTGGTGGTCGGCCCGGCGGCGGGCCGCCATCGGCGACACGCCGTCGCTCGGGGGGCCGGAGCTGCCCTCGTGGCGCCGGGCCTGGGCGCTGGGCGACACCGGTCGGGGCCGCGACGCGGCACGACGCCGGCGCGAGGGGCGGGCCTGGCCGAAGCTCGACTAA
- a CDS encoding 2-oxo acid dehydrogenase subunit E2 encodes MAAAPALHFSVWRKIAMATWRPRTDPMIFASLDVDAGNLLAYLDEVRLATGQHVTPAHLVGRAVAKVLEQLPGLNGRVVFGEFLPSPTIDIFYVVSLRTDLVDGADAAETDLSGSVIRRADEKPPWVQAAELTEKAHQIRAGEDPMFRQTKALAMRLPAIALRPILDTVGFITESLQLPVPFLGLEARPFGSFLVTNVGTYGLDSAYAAIATTCHVPGGVVVGAITEKPVVRNHEVVVRPILPLGAMIDHRFIDGYQGAVIAKIMREYLGDPAAFDPVPVPAAMEELPPLPAGV; translated from the coding sequence ATGGCCGCAGCACCTGCCCTCCACTTCTCCGTGTGGCGCAAGATCGCCATGGCCACGTGGCGGCCGCGCACCGATCCGATGATCTTCGCCAGCCTCGACGTCGACGCCGGCAACCTGCTCGCCTACCTCGACGAGGTCCGGCTGGCGACGGGCCAGCACGTGACGCCGGCGCACCTCGTCGGTCGGGCCGTCGCCAAAGTCCTCGAGCAACTCCCCGGCCTGAACGGCCGGGTGGTGTTCGGCGAGTTCCTCCCCTCGCCGACCATCGACATCTTCTACGTCGTGTCCCTCCGCACCGACCTGGTCGACGGGGCCGACGCCGCCGAGACCGATCTGTCGGGCTCGGTGATCCGACGAGCCGACGAGAAGCCGCCGTGGGTGCAGGCCGCCGAGCTGACCGAGAAGGCCCACCAGATCCGCGCCGGCGAGGACCCCATGTTCAGGCAGACGAAGGCGCTGGCCATGCGGCTGCCCGCCATCGCCCTGCGGCCGATCCTCGACACGGTCGGCTTCATCACCGAGTCCCTGCAGCTGCCGGTGCCGTTCCTCGGCCTCGAGGCCCGGCCGTTCGGCTCGTTCCTCGTCACCAACGTCGGCACGTACGGGCTCGACTCCGCCTACGCGGCCATCGCCACGACCTGCCACGTCCCCGGCGGGGTGGTGGTCGGGGCCATCACCGAGAAGCCGGTCGTGCGGAACCACGAGGTCGTCGTGCGCCCGATCCTGCCGCTCGGGGCGATGATCGACCATCGCTTCATCGACGGCTACCAGGGAGCCGTGATCGCCAAGATCATGCGCGAGTACCTGGGCGACCCGGCCGCCTTCGACCCCGTCCCCGTGCCGGCGGCCATGGAGGAGCTGCCCCCGCTCCCGGCCGGGGTCTGA